The Deltaproteobacteria bacterium genome includes a region encoding these proteins:
- a CDS encoding NADP-dependent malic enzyme, translated as DYTVIPNSVAIVTNGTAILGLGDIGAVPGMPVMEGKAVLFDALVGINGIPILIQSRDTEEIIRTVASIAPTFGAIKLEDIKAPECFEIEDRLSEMLDIPVMHDDQHGTAVVVLAALLNASKYVGMQVKNDTVGMVGLGAAGMGISKLLMAYGVRKMLGGDINPVAQEIFAKAGGKPVTLAEIMATADIVICTTGVPGLIKKEMIRKGQVILALSNPKPEIPPDEARAAGASFAADGRGANNALAFPGLFRGALNARARKINNRMKIAAAKAISACATAGELVPSILDLEMHAKVAEAVERAAFETGVARPRSEEVEET; from the coding sequence ACGACTACACGGTGATCCCGAACTCGGTCGCGATCGTCACCAACGGCACCGCCATCCTGGGGCTGGGGGACATCGGCGCGGTCCCCGGCATGCCGGTGATGGAGGGGAAGGCGGTCCTCTTCGACGCCCTGGTCGGGATCAACGGGATCCCGATCCTCATCCAGAGCAGGGACACCGAGGAGATCATCCGGACGGTCGCGTCGATCGCCCCCACCTTCGGCGCGATCAAGCTGGAGGACATCAAGGCGCCGGAGTGCTTCGAGATCGAGGACCGCTTGAGCGAGATGCTCGACATCCCGGTGATGCACGACGACCAGCACGGGACCGCCGTGGTGGTGCTGGCGGCGCTGCTGAACGCCAGCAAGTACGTCGGGATGCAGGTGAAGAACGACACGGTGGGGATGGTCGGGCTGGGCGCGGCCGGGATGGGGATCTCGAAGCTCCTGATGGCGTACGGCGTCCGGAAGATGCTGGGGGGGGACATCAACCCGGTGGCGCAGGAGATCTTCGCGAAGGCGGGCGGGAAACCGGTCACGCTGGCGGAGATCATGGCGACCGCCGACATCGTCATCTGCACGACCGGCGTTCCGGGGCTGATCAAGAAGGAGATGATCCGGAAGGGCCAGGTGATCCTGGCGCTGTCCAACCCGAAGCCGGAGATCCCGCCCGACGAGGCGCGGGCGGCGGGGGCGTCGTTCGCCGCGGACGGCCGGGGCGCCAACAACGCGCTCGCCTTCCCGGGGCTGTTCCGGGGGGCGCTGAACGCCCGGGCGCGGAAGATCAACAACCGGATGAAGATCGCCGCGGCCAAGGCCATCAGCGCGTGCGCAACGGCGGGGGAGCTGGTTCCCTCGATCCTCGACCTGGAGATGCACGCGAAGGTCGCCGAGGCGGTCGAACGCGCCGCCTTCGAGACCGGCGTGGCCCGCCCGCGGTCGGAAGAGGTCGAGGAGACCTGA